A region from the Colwellia sp. PAMC 21821 genome encodes:
- a CDS encoding DUF1499 domain-containing protein translates to MNKVRQVIFTIIVFTSLIVLTGCTSTAPILGLENGQLTSCPNKPNCVNSFSKDEARYIEPIMMMGTKIAVKNAILNVVNDFENSKVTEVEISYIRAEFTSDFFDFVDDVEFYFPETTSNETTIHVRSASRLGYADFNVNRERVEKIRLKLEILKK, encoded by the coding sequence ATGAACAAAGTCAGACAAGTTATTTTTACCATTATAGTTTTCACAAGTTTGATAGTTTTAACCGGCTGTACATCAACGGCTCCTATTTTAGGTCTTGAGAATGGGCAACTGACATCATGCCCAAATAAACCCAATTGCGTTAATAGTTTTTCAAAAGATGAAGCACGATATATTGAGCCTATAATGATGATGGGTACGAAAATAGCAGTCAAAAATGCTATTTTGAACGTCGTGAATGACTTTGAGAACTCAAAAGTGACGGAAGTTGAAATTAGTTATATTCGGGCTGAGTTTACTTCAGATTTTTTTGATTTTGTTGACGATGTAGAGTTTTATTTCCCAGAGACAACGTCTAATGAAACCACGATACATGTGCGCTCAGCTTCTAGGCTTGGTTATGCAGACTTTAATGTTAATAGAGAACGCGTAGAAAAAATTAGACTTAAACTTGAAATACTTAAAAAATAG
- the ggt gene encoding gamma-glutamyltransferase, which yields MLNGARFYIFISILFFSTFASYANAEGKVNSKVSQAAVAIPDKYAAKVAEDILLAGGNAVDAAIATGFALAVTYIDAGNIGGGGFMLIYIDGEALFLDYRETAPLTAHRDMYLNDEKAVIQNLSLIGAKAPGVPGTVAGFWEAHQRFGKLPWNKLLAPAIKLAEEGFIPANILVDDIQDNYQRFAGLTNFKTYFGSVEHGQKFKQPELAATLKRIAKNGRKEFYHGETAKLLVKQMQKSGGIISAEDLAQYKAVWREPLKANWRDYQILSSPPPSSGGFGVIQLLKMKDYLNDEFKGVAHNSEQYVHLVAEMEKRVFADRAEYLGDPAFVDIDMTHLISDEYIKRRAMEVKPNEISRLASVNPGLQSPNTTHYSIVDADGNAVSNTYTINWAYGSGVVVEGAGFLLNNEMDDFSVKPGVANIFGVVGNTANEIQPGKRMLSSMSPTILLQDNKAVMVIGTPGGSTIFTSVFQAIVNIIDFKMTPLQAASASRFHHQLLPPDLITQSPSLPLPESTIEALTKRGYRVEPHSWEFGDIQVIWKDGEQLIPASDSRDRGVSKVIDIK from the coding sequence ATGTTGAATGGCGCTCGCTTTTATATTTTCATTTCTATTTTATTTTTTTCAACCTTCGCTTCTTATGCTAACGCTGAGGGTAAAGTTAACTCAAAAGTTTCACAAGCAGCTGTCGCTATACCAGACAAATATGCGGCTAAAGTTGCTGAAGACATACTGCTCGCTGGCGGTAATGCGGTCGACGCAGCTATTGCAACGGGTTTTGCATTAGCCGTTACCTATATTGACGCGGGGAATATTGGTGGTGGTGGATTTATGCTGATCTACATTGACGGCGAAGCCTTGTTTTTAGACTACCGTGAAACAGCGCCCTTAACCGCGCATCGCGATATGTATCTTAATGACGAAAAAGCCGTCATCCAAAACTTAAGTTTAATTGGTGCTAAAGCGCCTGGTGTACCTGGCACAGTTGCCGGCTTTTGGGAAGCACATCAACGCTTTGGCAAACTGCCTTGGAATAAATTATTAGCACCTGCGATTAAGCTCGCTGAAGAAGGCTTTATTCCAGCAAACATCCTCGTTGATGACATACAAGATAATTACCAACGCTTTGCTGGATTAACTAATTTCAAAACCTACTTTGGCAGCGTTGAACATGGCCAAAAATTTAAACAGCCAGAGCTGGCTGCAACCTTGAAACGTATAGCAAAAAATGGCCGTAAAGAATTTTACCACGGCGAAACAGCAAAGTTACTTGTTAAGCAAATGCAGAAAAGCGGCGGTATTATCAGTGCAGAAGATCTGGCGCAATATAAGGCAGTTTGGCGCGAGCCTTTAAAAGCTAACTGGCGCGATTATCAAATTTTGTCATCGCCACCGCCAAGTTCTGGTGGCTTTGGTGTGATCCAATTACTGAAAATGAAAGACTATTTAAATGACGAATTTAAAGGTGTCGCTCATAATTCAGAGCAATATGTTCATTTAGTAGCAGAAATGGAAAAGCGCGTATTTGCTGATCGCGCAGAATATTTAGGCGACCCAGCATTTGTTGATATTGACATGACTCACTTAATTAGTGACGAATATATCAAACGACGTGCCATGGAAGTAAAACCAAATGAAATATCGCGTTTAGCGTCGGTCAATCCAGGACTTCAGTCTCCTAATACCACACATTACTCAATTGTTGATGCCGACGGAAACGCCGTTTCAAATACCTACACGATTAACTGGGCATATGGCTCTGGTGTGGTGGTTGAAGGTGCAGGTTTCTTATTAAACAACGAAATGGATGACTTTAGCGTTAAACCTGGAGTCGCTAATATATTCGGTGTTGTCGGTAATACCGCTAATGAAATACAGCCGGGCAAGCGCATGTTATCTTCAATGTCGCCAACCATACTGTTGCAAGACAACAAAGCCGTTATGGTTATCGGCACACCGGGTGGCTCAACCATTTTTACTTCGGTATTCCAAGCAATAGTCAATATAATAGATTTTAAAATGACACCGCTTCAAGCCGCTAGCGCAAGCCGTTTTCATCACCAATTACTACCACCCGATCTAATCACTCAGAGCCCTTCGCTTCCATTGCCTGAAAGTACGATTGAAGCCTTAACTAAACGCGGTTATAGAGTTGAACCTCACAGCTGGGAGTTTGGCGATATTCAAGTTATTTGGAAAGACGGTGAACAACTTATTCCAGCTTCTGATTCGCGCGATCGCGGCGTTTCAAAAGTTATTGATATAAAGTAA
- a CDS encoding HDOD domain-containing protein, with translation MLTNISTSFYDVMFGDINSNIPMGKLETKVLQKVRDILNNPDRLSQHIPALPAMIVRLLNTIDDPDSSVISFVEIIEQDPSFAIAVLKTANSAIYHRGEKEIVSLNRAITVLGLSGLLRIATTLLMANVIPCKPIYYKMFGKQIWVHSVQCATLCELLATRQDENGFDAYFLGLIHDLGKIIVFDCLSQALAEELSSLPGTKVFKELMTEMSIDISYFIALEWKLPKIYAEALSQQRTTTRSALAEVLYKANQLSEVYLMMVKGIISNDECENLLNEHAVDKDIWLKFTNIAPEIENSIS, from the coding sequence ATGCTAACGAACATTTCAACAAGCTTTTATGACGTAATGTTTGGTGATATAAATTCTAATATACCTATGGGTAAGCTCGAAACCAAAGTATTACAAAAAGTCAGGGATATATTAAATAACCCCGACAGACTTAGTCAGCATATTCCTGCATTACCCGCGATGATAGTTCGCCTGTTAAATACAATTGACGATCCAGACTCAAGCGTCATCAGTTTTGTTGAAATTATTGAGCAAGACCCTTCATTCGCTATCGCGGTATTAAAAACAGCTAATTCTGCAATTTATCATCGAGGCGAAAAGGAAATCGTATCGTTGAATCGTGCAATAACGGTTTTAGGATTGTCGGGCCTGTTACGTATTGCTACAACGCTGTTAATGGCTAACGTTATTCCATGTAAGCCAATTTATTACAAAATGTTCGGTAAACAAATTTGGGTTCACTCCGTACAGTGTGCCACGCTTTGCGAACTATTAGCCACTAGACAAGATGAAAACGGATTTGACGCTTACTTCTTGGGTTTAATTCATGATTTAGGGAAAATCATCGTATTTGATTGCCTGTCACAAGCACTCGCGGAAGAATTATCAAGCTTACCTGGCACTAAAGTTTTCAAAGAATTGATGACTGAAATGTCAATCGACATCAGCTACTTTATAGCGTTAGAGTGGAAGCTACCAAAAATATATGCCGAAGCGTTAAGCCAGCAACGCACTACCACACGTTCAGCTTTGGCAGAAGTGCTATATAAAGCCAATCAATTAAGCGAAGTATATTTAATGATGGTAAAAGGCATAATTTCTAACGATGAATGTGAAAATCTACTAAATGAACATGCCGTCGATAAAGATATTTGGCTTAAGTTTACTAATATAGCGCCTGAAATTGAAAACAGCATAAGTTAA
- a CDS encoding TrmH family RNA methyltransferase — protein MPSKIQLSKEELRENKLTRDEYLTKPKIPLVVVLDNVTNSYNIGAFIRLADAFAIEKVIVCGTGALSISDKKMKKASRNEAKWVTVEYNESTTNSLQTLLDNGYSVYSVELCQQSVDYTDVAYPAKSVLVLGNERKGVSEAALTLSHQHIHISMFGMGNSLNVSTAGAIVLAECANQIRRLL, from the coding sequence ATGCCTTCAAAAATACAACTCAGTAAAGAAGAACTTAGAGAAAACAAACTAACGCGAGACGAATACTTAACTAAACCAAAAATTCCGTTAGTGGTGGTACTAGACAATGTTACTAACAGCTACAACATTGGTGCTTTTATTCGCTTAGCCGATGCTTTTGCTATCGAAAAAGTCATTGTTTGCGGGACTGGCGCACTGAGTATTTCAGATAAAAAAATGAAAAAAGCGTCAAGAAATGAAGCAAAATGGGTAACAGTAGAATACAACGAGAGCACAACCAATAGCTTACAAACTTTATTAGATAATGGTTACTCCGTATACAGTGTTGAGCTATGTCAACAATCGGTCGATTACACCGATGTTGCTTACCCTGCTAAAAGCGTATTAGTTTTAGGCAACGAGCGCAAAGGCGTTAGTGAAGCCGCATTAACATTAAGCCACCAACATATACACATATCGATGTTTGGCATGGGCAACTCGCTAAATGTATCAACCGCTGGCGCTATTGTCTTAGCTGAATGTGCTAACCAAATTAGAAGACTGCTTTAA